From the genome of Gammaproteobacteria bacterium:
TCATGAAAAAATCAATTATGGTGGTTACGGCAATAACAGCTTTGGCATCTCTTATATGGAGCTCAGCCTGTCTTGCTGTCACCTTGTCGCCCATAAATAAATCTGAGTTTGAAAAATCCATTATTAATAAAACACTGACTTCCATTCCTACCGACAATCTCAATGGACGCACAATTAACAACACATTTTCTTTTTATCTCGATAACCAAGGCCATGCCTGGGGAAAAATGTCCGTCAAACCGAAAGACGAACCGCAAACCGACCAAGGAACCTACTCAGTCGACAAAGACGGCACTTTCCACCTTACCTGGCAGCATTGGGATTATGCAAAAACGTTATGCGGACATTTATTTGAAACACAAAATGCTTATATCAGCGTCGATTGTGACAATGTATTTCATACCGTTTTTATGAAAGAGAATATTCTTTCCGGCAATCATTTATAAATCTTGAAGACGACCATGAACCGTTTAACTCACACCAGTGCCAAACCCTCACACTATAATAAAGAGGCTAAACACTATGATGCTTTTAACGAAAAAGCATCCCAGGCGACTAATGCTGCCATAGAAAACATTCTAAAAAAATATCGAGTAAAAACTGTGTTGGATATGACCTGCGGTACAGGCTCGCAAGTTTTTTGGCTGGTGTCATTTAGCACCTTAATTCCCCCACCCATAATCGCCTAAATTGTCGAAAACCAGGCAAACTTTACAAGTTTACACCGCAGCGCAACTCAAAGACATGCTGCACCGTAATGGCTTTAAAGTGCTGAAGCAATGCAGCATTGATGGATCGAGATTCTATGAATATCGAACAGAGCGACTGCTATTAATAGCCAGAAAAATTTAGAATAAGTCCATTGTGGTCAAAATTTTCATCGTTGTTTTCCGCTATTTTTCGGTATGTTTTGCATGATAAACCGCGGCGAGGATTCTATTGATTAGTTTTTGCAGCCAGCAGTGCTTTTAAGGCATTAATGGCTGACATCGCTGTAGGCCAACCGGAATAAAATGCCAGATGGGTGATAAGCTCGACCAGCTCTTCCTGACCAATGCCATTTTCCAAAGCGAAATTAAGATGAAATGGCAATTGCTCTCTACGATTCAATGCGACCAGAGTTGCAACTGTAATCAGACTGCGATCACGTTTGGATAAGCCTTTGCGCTCCCAAATATCGCCGAATATGATATCGTCAGTCAATTCTGCCAGCTTAGGCGCAATATCGCCTATGCTGCGTTTACCAATACCTTTGTTGTCTTTCATACTATATTTCCCTTGTAGAAATTTTAAGAATCATTATTTTATTCTTGAATAACATTGATAACAACATTACCGATAGCCGTACCACCCTCCACTAATTGGTGAGCAGCGACAATGTCTTTTAGCTCAAAACGTGCGGCGATTAGATGTTTTAATTCATTGGACTCCAGAAGAGAAGTTATATCCCGAATAGCCTGTGATCTGGCGTCATTTGGAAGTTCATAGACATTCACCAGATGAAATGTCGCCCCTCTAAATAGGAAAAGATAAAAAGGTAATTCTGGATTGGGATTCCCCATTGAAGCGTAAGTTGCGACACTGCCATTTAATTTAAGGATATCCTGGGTTACTGCTAAATTTCGGCCAAAATCGACTTCTACAATGTGATCTACACCCTTATTGTCGGTTAGGGTATGTACTTTTTCCACGATGTTGTCTTTGCGATAATTCAGTATATAGTCGGCACCCGCTTCTTTTGCATATCGCGCTTTTTCTGGATTACTCACAGTCGCAATCACTGTAGCGCCACCCCACTTAGCGAACTGAATAGCATAATAGCCCACACTGCCAGCTCCACCTGTCACTAAAACTGTCTTGCCTTCGATATTGCCATCGACAAAGACACATCGATGCGCAGTCAAAGCCGGTATACCTAAACAAGCACCGGCCTCAAACGAAACTACATCGGGTAGTGGTATCGCTAAGGCTGCGGGAAGAACCACAAATTCCGCAGCTGTGCCAAAAGCACGTTGCCAACGTGCATTATAAGTCCAAACACGTTGACCAATGCGATTATGAGAAATCTCTGCTCCTACTTTTTCTATAATACCGGCTCCGTCACTATGCGGGATTATTTGAGGGAATGGCATTTTTTCTCGTATACCCCGGCGCATTTTTACATCCGATGGATTTACGCCTGAAGTATGTAATCGAATCAATACTTCATTGGGTTTAATATCCGGTATAGGGGCTTCACCAATCTCTAGGACTTCTTCAGCCGAGCCTATTTTTTCATACCATGCAGCTTTCATAAATTATTTCTCCTATTCGTGCCGGTTTGTTAAGTTTATCTGGATAATGGAGAAAGCATCTACAGGCGTTGCTGAGCACCAACGCCATCGAGGTTCATAATGATGCTGGAAGTTTTCCTCTTTTATCTGCGCGTGGAGCTCAACTAAAGAAAGTTTATGCTCCTATCATTTTATCCATGAAGTGATTTTTTTAAATCTAAAACCTCAACTTTAAAAAAACGTGAATCTAGCGGGCATATTTCAAAATTTTCTGGCAAATCTTGACGGCTAATAGATTTAAACCCATATTTTTGATAAAACTTTTGAGCAGCATGAAGCTTGCTTACTGTGCCAAGATATAAACACCGAAATCCATGCTTGACCGATGCTTTTAACAAGGTATCCATTAATTTTTGAGCAACTCCCTTTCCTCGATATTCAGAAGTAACAAAGAATTTTTTAACTTCTCCTGTTTTGGCGTCAATTTTTTTCAAGCCGATGCTGCCTATGATTTTTCCCTGCTCATCCACAGCGTACCAAAAATTATAGCTATTGTTATAATAATACTCTTGCTCAGCTTTTAATATACCAGCATTAGTTTCCTTGGATATTGGAATGGAAAATTCGTTTTTCTGAATATTAGAAATCATGCTGACAATTTGCTGCCTTAATGGACGAGAAGTGGAAAGAGTGGCTATTTTAATTTGCTCTTTTTTTAATCTGCTTTTTTCTAAAGCAGCACTATATTTACTGATTGCCTCAATAATTTTTAGCATTTCTGAATCATCCAAAAATTCAAAAGCGCCACTCACCTTAGAAATAGAAAATTTATCAATCTTTTTTATTTCACTCTTTCCTTTGAGGGTTGTATGTAAATATTTTTCACGCTTATCGATTCCGGCTTTTAATTCTATCCAATCATTTTTTTCAAGGTATTTGACGATTCTGGACATTTTAGACACTGACATAAGCAATAGTTCAGCTAAATTTGAGATGGTGATATCAGAAACTCTGTTAATCTCGATCAATGCATGCCAATGCCCGGGTGTCATATTGGAATCAAGCTGATCTACTTGCAATATGCCCAATTCTCTTACTAATTTTCTAGATACTTCTCTTAATGTTTCAATTTGAGTTACTTTCATAAATTTACCTCATTTTGGTATTATTATAATAAATACACTTGTAATATGCAACTATATTTATTATAATATTTAAAGTTGTTTCAATAGAGGTAAATTAAATGAGCAGTATTCCGTTGTATTATGAAGACACTTATCACTTCTCAGGCGAGGGAATTGTCGAGTCGCTGGGTCAAGATGAAAAAGGGTATTTTATTGTCTTAGATAAGACCTTATTTTATCCACAAGGTGGAGGGCAGCCTTCTGATCGTGGCCATGTGATATTTGAAGGTAAAAAAATACTCATACATGCCGTCAAGGTGATTGATAAACAAATTCGTCATTACACAGATGCCGGGCATCCAGAAATTCTCCACAAGCCAGTTATTTTGAACATTGATCCAGATGCCAGAATAATGCACGCCACATTACATACTGCCGGTCATCTTGTTAGCAACGCAGTTGAGGATTTTTCACAGGATTTTACGGCAATAAAAGGTCATCATTTTCCAGGCGAGTGTTACGTTGAATTTTCTATTGTCGCAAATAGCCGGATATTGGATCTCAATGTAATTCAACAGAGAATAGATGTCTTGATAGATCAAAGTCTGCCCATACAAAAGCGAAATGTCAGCGCCGATCAATTAGAAAGCATATGCCCAGGGTTACCCTATACAATCCCTCAGCATGAATTAGTTCGTCTCATTAAGATTGGGTCGTTTGCATACCAGCCTTGCGGAGGAACTCATTTGCATACCTTATCTGGATTGAAAGGTTTAAAGTTGACCAAACAAAAAATAAAAGGTAATAAAATTAAAATTTATTATAATGTTAATTAGCTGAATGATCTTGTGTATTTTAAGTCGTAAACGTAGCCGCACATCGAACAAGCCAAGCGCGAATTATTTTTTCTTCTTTTGGCGTTAATTCAGCTAACAATTGCTTTTCCAGCTGCTCTACTAAATCCATACATTGAGCTAATCTTTTTTTGCCTAATTCAGTCAGGTATATTTCCTGAATGCGCCCATGCACTTCATGGGCTTTCAAAGAGACTAATTCTGCCTGCTCAAGATTGGCAACAATAATTTTAACAGCCTGGCGTGACAACATACAGGTACGCGCTATATCAGCTGCGTGTAATCCCGGATCAAATTTTAATACACTGAGTACGGCAAATTGTGGATGAGTAATGCCATACCGACGCAACGTATCGTCAATCTTTAGGCGAAATGCATGGCTGGCTTGCCTTAATAAATAGCCAATATGGCCTTTTTCACCTCTGAATCCTTCGCCTGGTTTCTTGATAGACATTAAATGATACCTCCTGCCTAACATTGACAATGCATTGTCAATGTGTTAATATATTGCCATTATACACGATGAGGCAGCGAATGAAAATTGTGATTATTGGTGGAGGTTTTGCAGGGGTATGGAGCGCTTTAGCAGCAGCCCGTCATGCTATATTACTTGGAAAATCAGAAAAACTTCAGATTATTGTCATTAATAAAAACGATTTCCACGGAATGCGACCTCGCTTCTATGAAGATAATCTCAATCAAACTCGCATTCCTCTTGCTCAGATATTAACTCCCTTGGGTATTCAAGTGATTGTTGCCTCCGTAAATCACGTGGTCTTCAACCAAAAAAAAATCGAGCTGGACACGGGTGAGTCTATTTCGTATGACCGATTAATCTTGGCAGCAGGCAGTCAATTCCAGGCACCCAATATTCTCGGATTAGAAGAATACAGTTTTAATGTGGACACTTTTGAGGCCGCACAGAAACTGGCCGTACATTTAGAAAAACTCCCCTCTAAGCTAAGTCTTGGACGTTCAACCATTGCAGTCGTTGGTGGTAGTTTTACCGGTTTGGAGGTAGCCACTGAATTAGCAGAACGTTTAAAGAACATTTTTCAGGGAAAAGAAAATTTTCGCATCATTATTATCGATCGCAACCAAGTGGGTGGTTCTTTAGGCAGTCATGCCGAGCCTTATATTTTGGCTGCGTTAGAGGAACTCGGAGTTGAGAGTGTATCTAATAGCGGTGTGACCTCCATGAATGAAACCCAACTCACTTTGACATCTGGGGAGGTAATTGATACACAAACAGTCATCTGTGCAACCGGTATGCGTGCTAATCCGCTAACCAAGCTTTTTCCAATAGAGCAGGATATGCAGGGACGGCTTCCGGTTGATAGAAATTTACGGATCTCTGGTTTAGAAGATGGTTTTGCAGCAGGTGATGTCTGCGCTGCACGGACGGATGAAACCCATCTATCATTGATGTCCTGCCAACATGCCATGCCACAGGGTAGAGTTGCCGGGCATAATGCAGTCGCTGATTTGTATGACCAACCTTTACTTGTTTATCAACAACCCAAATACGTCACTTGCCTGGATTTAGGCTCGTGGGGTGCTCTTTATTGTGAAGGTTGGGATCGCCAAGTAATTTCAGTGCGAGACACGGCGAAAAAGATTAAAAATTATATCAATCATGAGCGTATTTACCCGCCCTTAAATGGGAACCCAGATGATTTGATGAAGGCGGCTGATCCTACGTTTAAACCTCTTCCAGATAGTCAATAGCAATATAAATACCTCGACTCAAGATAACCCTGCTAAGGTAGCAAATAGATATCAATGATACTGAACATCGACCAAAAAGAGGTACGGATGCTGGCAGACGGCTGGACGGTAGTGACTAAAGATCATTCCTTGTCGACGCAGATTGGCTGCCTGCGCTCTCAGAGGATTTTCTGCTGAATGGCTTTTAGTTGAAATTTTGTAATATCTTGTTTTTGGTGCTTAACACGATTGATAAATAAACCCCTCTTGCCAAAATAAAACAAGTATAGGCTAGCCAAAGCCCTTGATTAGCAAGCGGTTGGGAGACATACCAAACAGGGATGAAAACGATGAAGGTAGAAAATAAAATTGAGTTACGTAATGGCTTTGAGCATGCTGCGCCAATGAAGACGCCATCTAAGAGAAAGCCAGGCACAGAGATTAAAGGTAATATCACTACCCAGGGTAAGCTTTTCATCGCAATGAATTTGACGTCAATTAAAGAGGTCATCAAGGAAATAAGCAAGGGTCCAAACATATAATAGCCAACCACAAATATCAGACCAAAAATGCCTGACCATTGTGCGCAGGATTTAACTTGAATGTAAAAATCTTGTTTATCTCTTTTACCGACTGCACGGCCAACTAAAGTTTCAGATGCAATTGCAAAACCATCTAAGGCAAAGCTAGTGACTAATTGTAAATTCATTAATATCATATTGGCTGCAACAATATTAACCCCTAAATAAGCACTTTGTCGGGTAAAAAATGAAGTGGTTAATACCAAAAATAAGGTTCTGATGAATATATCTGTATTCAGTGAAAATAATTGTTTGGTTCGTTGTAATGAAAATAGAGGTTGATGCTTTATAGATGGCGATTGTTTAAGGTAGAGCTTATAGATTAACCATACACCTAGACTTGCACCAATGGTTTGGGTAATAAGATTTGCTAAGGCAATACCATCTGCACCTAAATCAAAATGCCAAACCAAAATATAATCCAATACCATTGCAGAGATATTTGTTATCAATAATAGAGCTAGAGGTGTCCTGGTGTTATGACGACCAAAGAAAAAGCCATAATTGACATAGTTTATCAGAGTAGGTATGGCTGAAAAAATACGGATGTCAAAATAACTAGCCAACATTTTTTCGACATTAACATCTGTATGTATGAATAGTAAGATACCTTGCTTTAATAAAGAGCTGAAGCAGATTAATAGCAGAGCAATAACTATTGCGATTGTAAAGCTTTGATAATAAATCTGATTGCTGTCAGGGTTTTGAGCAGCCAGGGAGGTTGTGGACATACGTAGAAAACCGAAACACCAAAATAGCACATCAAATACCATCGTTCCTAATGCTACGGTAGCAATAGCACCTGGATGTGGGAGATGCCCTACGACAGCAGTGTCCACCATACCCAACAATGGGATGGATATATTTGACAATATCATGGGCCAGGCTAAAGCCCAGACTTCTGAAGATAAGACGGGTTTCATCCACTGAGTTTACCTGGATATGGGGCATTGTCCAAATCAATTAAACCAAGTCATCCCTGAGTGGCAGTCGCATATTCTTTCATTACTTGTGAAAACAATTCCGGTTTTTGCCCCTTACAGAATCCGATTCTGTTAGAGAGCTGTCAGATAAAATTCAACGGCAATAAGTTTCAATTTCTGAAGCTCTATAATGACCCATCAGCTGGCTGACACATTCGCGCGCTTTATCCCATGTCATCCCGGCCTGCAACATCTCCCGCAAACGTTGTTGCGCAAATGTATGGCGCAGGCCATGTAGCCCTCTGGAACTATAAAGAGCCTGCATACATGCTTCACTCCAAAGCTTGGAAAATTTAAACCCCGCCGGTAAATCATAGTATTGTCGGGTAACGACATTTGCCTGCTTACGCTCTCTAAAATCCCTGGGTATCAGTAAACGAACTTCCGCTAATTTGGCTGCCGCTTCAGGAGATATAGCAGAGGTATATTCATGTCCGCCTTTGCCAATAAATGTCACCTGAACCCAGTGCTCTCTTCCAAGAAATCGGTCTGTGTGTAGCTTATTTAATCGAGCGTTTTTAGCGGGTCTCTCCGTCGCTAAACATAGGGAAGCCAAATCTTTAGCACGGCAACCGGATTCGAGAAGAATCTGGATGGCCAGGTGGCCATTGGCGGTATAAATTTTCTGCTGAATGGCTTTAATTTGTAGTGGGGTATAAGCACGCACTTGTTTAGGTTTATCCCGTTTATCGGTAGCTCTAGAAGGAACATTTAGCTGTCCAACCAAAGGCAATAATTCTAAAGCTTTTGCATATCCTTGCACGGTACGGACACGGATATTTTCTTGTAACCGAGCAT
Proteins encoded in this window:
- a CDS encoding carboxymuconolactone decarboxylase family protein; its protein translation is MKDNKGIGKRSIGDIAPKLAELTDDIIFGDIWERKGLSKRDRSLITVATLVALNRREQLPFHLNFALENGIGQEELVELITHLAFYSGWPTAMSAINALKALLAAKTNQ
- a CDS encoding NADPH:quinone reductase, with the protein product MKAAWYEKIGSAEEVLEIGEAPIPDIKPNEVLIRLHTSGVNPSDVKMRRGIREKMPFPQIIPHSDGAGIIEKVGAEISHNRIGQRVWTYNARWQRAFGTAAEFVVLPAALAIPLPDVVSFEAGACLGIPALTAHRCVFVDGNIEGKTVLVTGGAGSVGYYAIQFAKWGGATVIATVSNPEKARYAKEAGADYILNYRKDNIVEKVHTLTDNKGVDHIVEVDFGRNLAVTQDILKLNGSVATYASMGNPNPELPFYLFLFRGATFHLVNVYELPNDARSQAIRDITSLLESNELKHLIAARFELKDIVAAHQLVEGGTAIGNVVINVIQE
- a CDS encoding helix-turn-helix domain-containing GNAT family N-acetyltransferase — translated: MKVTQIETLREVSRKLVRELGILQVDQLDSNMTPGHWHALIEINRVSDITISNLAELLLMSVSKMSRIVKYLEKNDWIELKAGIDKREKYLHTTLKGKSEIKKIDKFSISKVSGAFEFLDDSEMLKIIEAISKYSAALEKSRLKKEQIKIATLSTSRPLRQQIVSMISNIQKNEFSIPISKETNAGILKAEQEYYYNNSYNFWYAVDEQGKIIGSIGLKKIDAKTGEVKKFFVTSEYRGKGVAQKLMDTLLKASVKHGFRCLYLGTVSKLHAAQKFYQKYGFKSISRQDLPENFEICPLDSRFFKVEVLDLKKSLHG
- a CDS encoding alanine--tRNA ligase-related protein, with amino-acid sequence MSSIPLYYEDTYHFSGEGIVESLGQDEKGYFIVLDKTLFYPQGGGQPSDRGHVIFEGKKILIHAVKVIDKQIRHYTDAGHPEILHKPVILNIDPDARIMHATLHTAGHLVSNAVEDFSQDFTAIKGHHFPGECYVEFSIVANSRILDLNVIQQRIDVLIDQSLPIQKRNVSADQLESICPGLPYTIPQHELVRLIKIGSFAYQPCGGTHLHTLSGLKGLKLTKQKIKGNKIKIYYNVN
- a CDS encoding MarR family transcriptional regulator, which encodes MSIKKPGEGFRGEKGHIGYLLRQASHAFRLKIDDTLRRYGITHPQFAVLSVLKFDPGLHAADIARTCMLSRQAVKIIVANLEQAELVSLKAHEVHGRIQEIYLTELGKKRLAQCMDLVEQLEKQLLAELTPKEEKIIRAWLVRCAATFTT
- a CDS encoding FAD-dependent oxidoreductase, with amino-acid sequence MKIVIIGGGFAGVWSALAAARHAILLGKSEKLQIIVINKNDFHGMRPRFYEDNLNQTRIPLAQILTPLGIQVIVASVNHVVFNQKKIELDTGESISYDRLILAAGSQFQAPNILGLEEYSFNVDTFEAAQKLAVHLEKLPSKLSLGRSTIAVVGGSFTGLEVATELAERLKNIFQGKENFRIIIIDRNQVGGSLGSHAEPYILAALEELGVESVSNSGVTSMNETQLTLTSGEVIDTQTVICATGMRANPLTKLFPIEQDMQGRLPVDRNLRISGLEDGFAAGDVCAARTDETHLSLMSCQHAMPQGRVAGHNAVADLYDQPLLVYQQPKYVTCLDLGSWGALYCEGWDRQVISVRDTAKKIKNYINHERIYPPLNGNPDDLMKAADPTFKPLPDSQ
- a CDS encoding MATE family efflux transporter, which codes for MKPVLSSEVWALAWPMILSNISIPLLGMVDTAVVGHLPHPGAIATVALGTMVFDVLFWCFGFLRMSTTSLAAQNPDSNQIYYQSFTIAIVIALLLICFSSLLKQGILLFIHTDVNVEKMLASYFDIRIFSAIPTLINYVNYGFFFGRHNTRTPLALLLITNISAMVLDYILVWHFDLGADGIALANLITQTIGASLGVWLIYKLYLKQSPSIKHQPLFSLQRTKQLFSLNTDIFIRTLFLVLTTSFFTRQSAYLGVNIVAANMILMNLQLVTSFALDGFAIASETLVGRAVGKRDKQDFYIQVKSCAQWSGIFGLIFVVGYYMFGPLLISLMTSLIDVKFIAMKSLPWVVILPLISVPGFLLDGVFIGAACSKPLRNSILFSTFIVFIPVWYVSQPLANQGLWLAYTCFILARGVYLSIVLSTKNKILQNFN